A window of Bos taurus isolate L1 Dominette 01449 registration number 42190680 breed Hereford chromosome 8, ARS-UCD2.0, whole genome shotgun sequence contains these coding sequences:
- the EGR3 gene encoding early growth response protein 3 isoform X1, producing the protein MEPCAAWSPRGGRENVMDIGLTNEKPNPELSYSGSFQPAPGNKTVTYLGKFAFDSPSNWCQDNIISLMSAGILGVPPASGALSTQTSTASMVQPPQGDVEAMYPALPPYSNCSDLYSEPVSFHDPQGNPGLAYSPQDYQSAKPALDSNLFPMIPDYNLYHHPNDMGSMPEHKPFQGMDPIRVNPPPITPLETIKAFKDKQIHPGFGSLPQPPLTLKPIRPRKYPNRPSKTPLHERPHACPAEGCDRRFSRSDELTRHLRIHTGHKPFQCRICMRSFSRSDHLTTHIRTHTGEKPFACEFCGRKFARSDERKRHAKIHLKQKEKKAEKGGAPSASSAAPVSLAPVVTTCA; encoded by the exons ATGGAGCCATGTGCGGCGTGGAGTCCCCGCGGTGGGAGAG AGAATGTGATGGACATCGGTCTGACCAACGAGAAGCCCAACCCGGAACTCTCATATTCGGGCTCCTTCCAGCCAGCCCCCGGCAACAAGACCGTGACCTACTTGGGAAAGTTCGCCTTCGACTCCCCTTCCAACTGGTGCCAGGACAACATCATTAGCCTCATGAGCGCCGGCATTTTGGGGGTGCCCCCGGCCTCTGGGGCACTCAGCACGCAGACCTCCACGGCCAGCATGGTGCAGCCGCCGCAGGGGGACGTGGAGGCCATGTATCCGGCGCTGCCCCCTTATTCTAACTGCAGTGATCTCTACTCGGAGCCTGTGTCTTTCCACGACCCCCAGGGCAACCCCGGGCTCGCCTATTCTCCCCAGGATTACCAGTCGGCCAAACCGGCCTTGGACAGCAACCTCTTCCCCATGATTCCCGACTACAATCTATACCACCACCCCAACGACATGGGCTCCATGCCGGAGCACAAGCCCTTCCAGGGCATGGACCCCATCCGGGTCAACCCGCCCCCTATTACCCCGCTGGAGACCATCAAGGCATTCAAAGACAAGCAGATCCACCCGGGCTTTGGCAGCCTGCCCCAGCCGCCGCTCACGCTCAAGCCCATACGGCCTCGCAAGTACCCCAACCGACCTAGCAAGACCCCTCTCCACGAGCGGCCACACGCGTGCCCGGCGGAGGGCTGCGACCGCCGCTTCAGCCGCTCGGACGAGCTGACCCGGCATCTGCGCATCCACACGGGCCACAAGCCCTTCCAGTGCAGGATCTGCATGCGGAGCTTCAGCCGCAGCGACCACCTTACCACTCACATCCGCACGCATACGGGCGAGAAGCCCTTTGCCTGCGAGTTCTGCGGGCGCAAGTTTGCGCGCAGCGACGAGCGCAAGCGCCACGCCAAGATCCACCtcaagcaaaaggagaagaaggcggAGAAGGGGGGTGCGCCTTCTGCGTCCTCGGCGGCCCCGGTGTCCCTGGCCCCTGTGGTCACCACCTGCGCCTGA
- the EGR3 gene encoding early growth response protein 3, with protein MTGKLAEKLPVTMSSLLNQLPDNLYPEEIPSALNLFSGSSDSVAHYNQMATENVMDIGLTNEKPNPELSYSGSFQPAPGNKTVTYLGKFAFDSPSNWCQDNIISLMSAGILGVPPASGALSTQTSTASMVQPPQGDVEAMYPALPPYSNCSDLYSEPVSFHDPQGNPGLAYSPQDYQSAKPALDSNLFPMIPDYNLYHHPNDMGSMPEHKPFQGMDPIRVNPPPITPLETIKAFKDKQIHPGFGSLPQPPLTLKPIRPRKYPNRPSKTPLHERPHACPAEGCDRRFSRSDELTRHLRIHTGHKPFQCRICMRSFSRSDHLTTHIRTHTGEKPFACEFCGRKFARSDERKRHAKIHLKQKEKKAEKGGAPSASSAAPVSLAPVVTTCA; from the exons ATGACCGGCAAACTCGCCGAGAAGCTGCCGGTGACCATGAGCAGTTTGCTAAACCAACTGCCTGACAATCTGTACCCCGAGGAGATCCCCAGCGCGCTCAACCTCTTTTCTGGCAGCAGCGACTCGGTAGCCCATTACAATCAGATGGCTACAG AGAATGTGATGGACATCGGTCTGACCAACGAGAAGCCCAACCCGGAACTCTCATATTCGGGCTCCTTCCAGCCAGCCCCCGGCAACAAGACCGTGACCTACTTGGGAAAGTTCGCCTTCGACTCCCCTTCCAACTGGTGCCAGGACAACATCATTAGCCTCATGAGCGCCGGCATTTTGGGGGTGCCCCCGGCCTCTGGGGCACTCAGCACGCAGACCTCCACGGCCAGCATGGTGCAGCCGCCGCAGGGGGACGTGGAGGCCATGTATCCGGCGCTGCCCCCTTATTCTAACTGCAGTGATCTCTACTCGGAGCCTGTGTCTTTCCACGACCCCCAGGGCAACCCCGGGCTCGCCTATTCTCCCCAGGATTACCAGTCGGCCAAACCGGCCTTGGACAGCAACCTCTTCCCCATGATTCCCGACTACAATCTATACCACCACCCCAACGACATGGGCTCCATGCCGGAGCACAAGCCCTTCCAGGGCATGGACCCCATCCGGGTCAACCCGCCCCCTATTACCCCGCTGGAGACCATCAAGGCATTCAAAGACAAGCAGATCCACCCGGGCTTTGGCAGCCTGCCCCAGCCGCCGCTCACGCTCAAGCCCATACGGCCTCGCAAGTACCCCAACCGACCTAGCAAGACCCCTCTCCACGAGCGGCCACACGCGTGCCCGGCGGAGGGCTGCGACCGCCGCTTCAGCCGCTCGGACGAGCTGACCCGGCATCTGCGCATCCACACGGGCCACAAGCCCTTCCAGTGCAGGATCTGCATGCGGAGCTTCAGCCGCAGCGACCACCTTACCACTCACATCCGCACGCATACGGGCGAGAAGCCCTTTGCCTGCGAGTTCTGCGGGCGCAAGTTTGCGCGCAGCGACGAGCGCAAGCGCCACGCCAAGATCCACCtcaagcaaaaggagaagaaggcggAGAAGGGGGGTGCGCCTTCTGCGTCCTCGGCGGCCCCGGTGTCCCTGGCCCCTGTGGTCACCACCTGCGCCTGA